From the Streptomonospora nanhaiensis genome, the window CCGCAGGCCGAGTTCGACCTCATCCAGGGCCTGACCGGCCTGGGCGCCTACCACCTGCACACCGACCCAGGCTCCGACATCACCCGCCAGGTCCTCAGCTACCTGACGCGCCTCACTCAGCCCATCACCGGCTTCTCCCGGCGGCTGCCCGGGTGGTGGACCGACCAGTCCATTGCCGGCGTCCGCGATCCGGCGTTTCCCGGCGGGCACCTCAACCTCGGCGTGGCCCACGGAGCCGGAGCGCTGCTGGCCATACTCTCGCTGGCGCTGCTGCGAGGCGTCACCGTGGGCGGGCACACCCAGGCCATCGAAAGGATTTGTGCTGTCCTGGACACCTGGCAGCACACGGAGCAGACGGGGGCGCGCTGGGCCCCCTACTACCTCACTCTCCGCCAGTGGAATGGAGGTTCCGCCCCCGTCGCGGTGAGCCGGCAGCGCCCCTCTTGGTGCTACGGCACCCCTGGCCTGGCCCGCGCCCACCAGCTCGCCGGCCTCGCCGTGGACGACCCCGCCCGCCAAGCCATGGCCGTGCAGGCCATGGCCGACTGCCTGCGCGACACCTCCCAGCTCGGCACCCTTACCGACCTGGGACTGTGCCACGGATGGGCCGGGCTGCTGCACTGCGCCTGGCGCATCAACCGCGACGCGCCGTCCGCCCCTCTGACGGCCGACCTCGAACACACCGCCGCGGCTCTTCTCGACCGGCTCGACCACGATCCCTCATCGGACCCGGAGTTCCTCAACGGCCGCGCCGGCATCGCCCTCGCCCTCCACGCCTACGCCAACGGCACAGCACCGGGCGTGCCCTGGGACGCCTGCTTGGCGCTGGCCTGACGCTACTCCTACGGAAGGACCGCAGTGCCCACATCGGAAACCGACACGTGGTTGCAGGCCAATGTGCAGTTCGCTGACTCCTCCACAGCCGAACACGGCGCTGTTCACCACCTGGCCCCCGTTCTGAAGGACACCCGGTGGTTCACGATGCGCAAACGCGCCTGGCGCTGCCGCATCGCCCTTCCGGCCGATTCCGACGCGGCGCAGGCCCTGCGCTCCCGGGTCATCCGCGACTTGGACCGCCTCACCGACGCCGGGCGCATCAGCGG encodes:
- a CDS encoding lanthionine synthetase C family protein, with translation MSRPTAHDTATARRAHTAAQGILADLAEPRRVRFRADYPPLRGRPASISGGAAGVALAHIEAARTGHATLDTAKVWLGRALTGPVNGGATATLWSGAPALGLVTAAAAFHMGLTGARQRLHQAAVRLTRHRLARAHARLARGELPPQAEFDLIQGLTGLGAYHLHTDPGSDITRQVLSYLTRLTQPITGFSRRLPGWWTDQSIAGVRDPAFPGGHLNLGVAHGAGALLAILSLALLRGVTVGGHTQAIERICAVLDTWQHTEQTGARWAPYYLTLRQWNGGSAPVAVSRQRPSWCYGTPGLARAHQLAGLAVDDPARQAMAVQAMADCLRDTSQLGTLTDLGLCHGWAGLLHCAWRINRDAPSAPLTADLEHTAAALLDRLDHDPSSDPEFLNGRAGIALALHAYANGTAPGVPWDACLALA